The DNA window GTTTAATTGTATATGAGCGTATGGATCAGGTATTTGCACAATGTATTTGCTATGGGAATATTTGTCTACCATTATTATATTCCAAAGcttttttatttattggatTTTCCCCAAGTTGAGCTAAAATATGTATGGCGAGATTTGAGATCCCGGTGATTCCCACAAGTGTCTATAACCTCCTCAAGGTGTTGAACTATGATATAAACTTATTTCGAATCTTTTAGGACCCGAAAGAGCTGTTCATACATTCTAAAGCATGCAATTTTCCTCCACTTCAATTTTACCGAGCATGTGATTTAGACATTTATACCGTGGGGGCAATTCTCCAGAGCTCTGTATAGCTTGTGGGGTACACCCTCAACGATAGGATAATATGTAAAAAGATGTAAACTGGATTGCATATTTCAAAATGTCCATTGATGTAGAAAATCTTTGTCAATAATATATTGATTTGTTGTGAATATAAATTGCTATGGAACCTGAGGATGCATTGAGCGGGGAGCTTCTCTTGTCTGTTGTATTTCTGATTTCACCTTTAACTTCTCTATTTTGTTGGGAAATTAATGGTGGATTATGTCTATTGCTCTGATCAACCTATAGAAATTGGTCACTCATGTTCTATTGAAAATGTTATATGTTGAGCGATCCAATGGTCTCCGTGTAAAAATACCAAAAATCTTCTTGGCTTCTTGAGCTACATGCTCTTTGCTTTGTGACATTCATGATAGTTTTGATAATGCGCACTGAACTTATATTTGTTCATGGGATGAGGGGGGTAACAGGATAAGAGCTGGTAAGGTGCTTATTCGCCAAGCAGACTGCTTTGGGTTTTGTCCATAGATGCTAGTTTTTCACTCTTGATACTCGTTTGTGTTATTATCAtttcttgtttttattttttggttgTAGAAACTCTATCAATGAAAGGTTTGATTTTGAATTGCATGGATCGCAAGTCAGAAGCATATGAACTTGTTAAGCTTGGATTAAAGGTTAATTCATATTTACCGTTACTTGAATTTAGTGTAAAGGCCATTATGCTTTAACTGACTACCTTATTGTTTACACATCAAATCCACTTCCCATTTGTGCAGAATGACCTTAAGAGTCATGTTTGTTGGCATGTTTATGGTCTTTTGTATCGGTCGGACAGAGAATATAGGGAAGCGATTAAGAGTTATCGCAATGCGCTTAAAATTGATCCTGATAATATTGAAATACTTCGGGATCTCTCTCTTTTACAGGTATGCAACATCATAAGCACTTTTATGTGATATTTTATTGAACGGGAAGTCTTGTTATGCTAGAAGCGAGAGAtgtaatatatattttgaaaattaaattgtTACGGTATTTGTTCTCAAATTAACTTTTTTTCTCTTCACCCCTCTGTGAGGGAATGTACATTTTGATCCCTTGCTGAATTTTTAATTAGGCCTGGTTGATGGAATGATGAATACCCATGTTTTTATTTCCTGTATTGTCTTTTTAGTCAACAAAAAGTCATACCAGGCTGGATGTACAAAACAGTGTAGAGACTTGATTAGTCACATAATAATAGATCATATGCTAGACATACAAAACAGTGTAGAGACTTGATTACTAACAGAATAATAGATCATCAAAACAGATTAACTTAGTGTTTGTAAAATGCTTAAAAAAACGTGTctacaaaattttcttttacaAATTTTTGCAATTCATAAAAGAAAAATCACCTTTTAAGCATTTGCAAACGCCACCTAAGTAGATTTGTTTGTGAATCTGATTGAGAAACTCAATTTCCGTGTAAACTTAGTATAAACTTTTCTTTTCACGAGTGCCAATTGAAATGTTTCCCAGATGTCCACGACATTGTCTCGCAAGTCGCAATCTGTACCCTTGctaatattttttatgtcttttaaaaaGTTAAATCGCTTGAGCCAAATAGCTTGGTTAAAGTGAGACCATGGAGTTTAAATAACTTGTTTAGAGTTAACTTCGACAAATGAACCTGGAAATTATTCAAAAAGAGAGGGCAATAGGGCATGAGTGTCTCTGTGGAGATTCTTATTATCACAAGTTTAAAACAGTTCAATAGATATCAACAATCGCCCTTCGGATTTTGGCAAAAGGGCCTCTTTTTCGATCTCTCTTCAAAAACCTTGCCTAATTTTGACATGCACCGTGTTCTTCTTGTGCTACCTATGTTAGTTTTAGATGTGTTCTGTTGTGTAATCCATAAAATGTCTAGTATGCTGTTGGACATGCAATGCATTTTTCAAAGGTTGTGAACTAGTCATCTTTCCATACTGTTCTAACAATCAAATACTTGTCCTCTGGATCTGTCTTCACGAGTGTTTGTTCAAATGATTCCTTCAAAATTTTCTAAACAATTGAGGAGAAAAGAGATTAAATTGTTTATAGTTCTTTGGACTCTTTCCCGTCTTACAAagtagaaaaataatatattaaaacttTCTGCTCTAACTTGTTAGTAGCTTAGGTTTTTTTTTTGGACATTGTCCAGCTAATATTGTGCCATGTTGTTTCCATATTTGTTTTCCAGGCACAAATGCGCGACTTGTCTGGTTTTATTGAGACGAGGCAACAATTGCTCACCTTGAAACCTAATCATAGAATGAACTGGCTTGGATTTGCTGTTGCACATCACCTGAATTTCAAGTATGTTGTGGTTATTTCATTGTCTTAATATTTCATGCATCTCtttctgatttttttaaaacaccTTGGAGGGAGGATATATTATTTTGCCCTTCTTCTTTAGAGCTCTATGGTTTCTTTTGCAGCCTTTCTGCTCAGCCTCCACCCCACCTCTTCAAAATATAAAGAATATTAGTaaataatttactcaaattaaataaaactacTAGCAAGTAAAGTAAATCCATGTGTCTAATTGGTAATCCATTTGGAGTATCAGACATATTTGAAGCTATTTTGTAATTGAGGATTATAATTCACAAAGTCAATGACCAGAGACAAATTCTTCATGGTATATGTGGTAACATATACTTGGACAAACTTCTTATTTTTGGATGGAAGAGATTGATAGTTTATTTTGTATACTTAAATACCGACTCGTAAATGTTGATATTTAAGTATAGTATAAAAACTCGGAAATCTTGAAAGCCTAATTAATTGCATTTGGTTTCTCATTTTGTGATAGTACTTACCTTTTTTAATTTCTAGTGCATTGAAGGCGGTTGATATCCTCGAAGCCTATGAAGGGACACTCGAGGATGACTATCCTCCTGATAATGAACGTTGCGAGCATAACGAAATGCTTTTGTACAAGGTACTGGACATGATTAACTTTAGGTTGTTGACTGGAAGCTACTCGTGTATCTATAAATtccttgaaatattttcttttacctTTGTTACATTTCGTGTAGTAGATGTAGAACATATTGTTTTAGCATATAATTGTTGTACTTTGGAGCTGAGTTTGACGTTGCATGGCGTACAAGTGCTTGAACCATATGCACTTCTTTTGTTAGTTTCCTGGAATTTGGCTGTTTTATTGTTATTCACAGTGAGGCAGTCTTTTACTGCTCTCTTCGAGACTTGCACATTGGCATAGAATTTGGTCTCTAATTTActtttttacttgtttaaattAGATATTGGATATTATGCTCTCGACAAAGCAGGTTCCGGAGCTAGTGTTGAATGAACTGCAATGCATCTGGTTAACTTTGTCTAATATTATACGGGGACAGAAATTTATGTCTTTCCTCTGATTCTTGGGTTTTCCTCTTGCTTCGCAGTTGTGCATCTTTAAAATATAGAATTCTTCTGACAAATATCTATGTGATTATTACATATCTATTTATAGTTTAATCAAACATTGGAGGTAATATTTGCTACAGATTTCTTTGTTGGAAGAATGTGGGTTGGTTCAGAGGGCTCTTGAGGAGTTGCGCAACAAAGAATCCAAAATTGTAAGTGGTTGTAAAAGAATTAGGTGCACTGATATTTTATCTTGTTGTTAGACACCTAATATTTTGTAGTTCTGTACTGTAGATCGATAAATTATCTTTCAAGGAGCAGCGGGTCTCTCTACTCGAAAAGCTTGGCCTCTTTAACGAAGCAGAGGAGTTGTACATCGTGCTGCTTTCTATGAATCCTGACAATTACAGGTATCgtattataataaatttcgCCTATCAGAAACACATCACTCTCAAAGGTTTTAGTTACTACATTGGTTTGTTACATCCTTGTAAACTTGTGAAACATGGTGTTTCAGTGTGATCATTACATGTTCCTATTTTGATCCGTTGATTTGGagaaattattgttttaatattaCAGGAGAAATGTtgtgaaaatttatttttacttcTTGTTCCTTGGTTGGTTTTAAATGTCAAAGCTTGAGACAAAACAGCTCTTTTCCAACAAAATTTTTGCCAACagtatttaaaaaatatcaaaatacatTGTGCTTTCCTTTGATACAAGTGGAGAAGTGGCTGCTGAGAGTCGGCTCTTATTTGTTCAGTTTTAGGAttgatttttattgaataatcaATTATTCAATCTATTTGAATTATCAGTTTTGTTTTTATCGAACATTTCAATTCACCTGAGTGATTAGATTTATCATCACATTTCTAGAAGTTTCCGCATATATTCTTGTCGTACTTTTAATCTCTCGCCTATTTAGGTACTATGAAGGCCTCCAAAGGTGTAAGCAACTATATTCTGTTGATGGTCACTATTCTTCTGATGAAATTTGTCAGTTGGAGGCCTTGTATGAATCTCTTAGCAAACAATATAAGAGGTCATCTGCTGTGAAGGTAACacactgtttttttttttgttatctgCTTCCTGGAAACTGCATCATCTCCTCTAAAATTCTATGTGAATCAGTCACGCTGcacataattaaaaatttaaggTTGCAATTATTCCGTTTGTAAATGTCTAGTCACGCagtttataatttaatttccaGGAACTGTCTGTTGACGTTTTACTTTAGAACCTATTTTCGGCTTCTTTTGATCATGCTTTTACTTTACAAATTTGTATCAAGTTTTCCCACGGAAAGGAAGTCTAGAATCTCATGGAAATGTTTTTGGGCCTTTGATTTTTCCAGattttgttttaattattttattttcttgaatATCCATTGGACAGAGAATTCCACTTGATTTTCTAAGTGCTGAAAAATTTCATGTGGCAGCTGGACATTACATTCGACCTTTTCTGTCAAAGGTACCCTATTCAGTTGTTATTTTTACTAAATTGTTGGCTAGTTTGGGAGATGTTCTACTCACATATATTTTGATTCTTGTGTAGGGCATCCCCTCTCTATTTTCTGATCTTTCTCCTCTTTATGATCACCCTGGAAAGGTCAGTGAATTCTTCTATATGAATATTGATAATTGCATGGATGCATGGAGTTGTATGGTTGATGATGTTTAAACTTTCCATACTACTTTTATTCAGGCAGATATTTTGGAGAAGTTATTTCTTGAGGTAGAGCACTCTGTCAAGACAACAGGTGGATTTCCAGGGAGGTAATTTCCCTATGCCATTTCTTGGTATGGATGTGTGCAGAGATGAGCTTTTTTTGTTCTCGCCTAATTTACTTTTTGGTTACATGTTCTTGCCTGACTTTACCTTTATTTATACTAAATTAATTTTCGTGGTCCAATGATTCATGCATATCCAAATTTCTCTTTGAAGTTCCTTTTTTCTCATTCTGAACTATCCTTTTTGTAGGTTACATTCAAATTCTAGCGCTTTTGTGAGGTCAATCTATAGATGGAATTTTATAAATAGGGTGAATAATTCAAATTCATGCATGTTCTATGGAGATTTACCACAACTGCATACAAGTTTGTATGGTGCCCatgttggatattttattttttacctTTTTATATATCTACTGATATGTTGAGAATATTTGGCATATAGTTAGATTCGGAATGACTTTAAATTTTACCGTATTTTCAAACTCTTTTATGGTTCATATTTGCATGTCACTAGAGGCTCATTGACCTCAACCCCTTGGTTGGATTTTTAGTTTCTCCATTATACAGAATgtcatttaaattaaatatgatggtATGTGCAGTGTTGACAAGGAGCCACCTCCAACACTTCTGTGGACTTTGTTTTATTTGTCTCAGGTAAGCTGTTACTCTTTGATGCATATGATGTTTTCACTTCCCACAATAGCTTTGCTGAATTTTGTCTTGAGTTTGTTAAAGAAGCTTTCTTTGTTTTGCTGATTTGCTTTCTTTGTCCAGCATTATGACAGACGCGGTCTATATGATATTGCTCTCAAAAAAATTGACGAGGCCATAGAACACACTCCAACTGTTATTGATTTGTACTTGGTGAAGGTAATTATATGCTAGTACTATTTTATCTATTGCACTGTTGATGTTTTAGTGAATATTTTCTTACAGTTTTATTCCTTGAAATCAGTTGAGAAAAATCAGTTCCTCAGATGAGATTTGAGTAAGCATTGGAGATGTTTGTGTTTCGCAAAAAGGCATCTTGTGTTATTCAGTGTTTGTTAGTGGAGAATAATTTCCTGTCTGCATTTTGTTTGATATGGTCGCCATATTTCCTTAGAAGTGGAAATTTAAGTAAAGGTCTAGCATTGGAAAGAATCCCCATCACTCTCTCtttgcttttattttattttaagttataaaGTTTATTTCGAGGTTACCATTGCAAATATGTAATGAGTCTGACAGAACTAATGTTTCTGTTATTGCTCTAGATGCATCTAGGTATTGAAGTAGATGTTCCATCGGTAACTTTTCTTCTTCAATCGCGGCAACTGCTCCAGGTAGAGGTAACTTCGTATATTAGAAAGATAGACTAAACGAGATTGAGCTTCGAAGGTCATTGAGGATAGTGGTAGGCAAATGGTGGATAAGAAATGGCATGAAGCAATTATTGTTACCAAAGGAAAGGTCAACATTTCGTGGGAGCATATACAACTTGCTCTTGGTAACTCTGTAAACAAGAGGGTTGAACTATTTCCGTTTCAAGCTAATAAAGCCGTGTGGTGGCCTTCCAATTTGTCAGAATTAGACGGTTCTTCGACAAAGGGGTGTCTTTGGTCTTTGAGGAGTGGAGACCAGAAATCAACACGTCAGACATGGTTTATAATTGCTGCAGTAGCTGGTTAGGATCTTTGGCCTACGTTGGAAATTATGGTCGCCTGATACTTTTAAAATTGTCGGGGTTTGTTGTGGGGGTTTGATGGACATTAGCGTTGACATGTTATACTTCAGAGATCTTGGGGCAACTAAGATCAAGGTGAAAGGTACCGAAGGAAGGTTTATAAAAGTAGGATGAAGATTCTGTTGGATGGGGGGACTACAGAGATTCGAATTCAGGTTGATACTTTTGACATAACAGCCTGTGAGTACTACGAACGACAATCATATGCTCAAGTCGTGGTTAATGGCAAAAGGAATTTGACGGGTTGGGGTAATTCAAACATTCGTAGAAAACAAAGAGTCGCAGATTCTATCAGCTGCTCTATCAAAGGGGCCAAGGAATCGGACGTTATACGAGATCAAGTATTAAACATAGAAGACAAGATAAATTTTTTGGATCTGGCTGGCAATAGTGGGGAATAGCAGAAGCACGACGACTAGGCATCAGAGGAAGGCGCGACGTTGGCACCCCATTGGGGGGAAATGTGACtacgatttcaaaaagaattgTCCCTAAAGAAGTTAAAGAATTCAGAAGATCACCCATTCAATCCCTGATAAACCACGAGTCCGAGGAGCAAGCTAGGCACAAAGACTTTACTGCCTACATATAGGAAAACTTACAACAGAAGACAATTCAGGAGTATCAAAGAGGGTATTGCTGGCCCTGAAGATAGTGGTTTACCAAACTCAAGTCTATTGAATCAGGAGGACATTAGTAAGTTGGGGGTGCTCGATTTGGATGATAGAGAAGAAACAATTTTCATAGATACATAATAAGACGACTCTTTGGAGGATGGTTTCGATTTCTCTGAGTTTGATAGCCGTGTCTCTTGTCAATCAGAGTCTTCAGCTCACACCGAGGAAGAGGTAGCGGATCTTAAGGGGCTGTTCTCATCATCTCTGGGACCTTTGCCTGCTACCGTGTCACTTCAACCGGAAAATGTGAAACCTATAGTGGGAGAGGTACTATATTGTTTTCATTCATCATTTCTTAATCACTCAATCAAGCTTTATTCTATTCTCTCTGCGTCGTTCTTTGTTCTGGGGTTGTTTGGTTGTTTTCTAGGAGGAGGGCAAATGAGGTTAGATGCTAAGACGAGTATAGAGATTAATTTCCAAAGGGGGCTGAGATGGAGATCAAGTCTTGTGCTGAGAGTACGATTCCGGGAGTGTATTTCAGAGTATAAGTGTTGGGAAGGTGTCAAGAAATCAACTGGCGTCTTAAGCAGAGAACTAAACAGATTGAAGTGCGGGATTAACTACGAGAAAGGCTCGACTTCGAAGGGTCCAAATGCGTTAATATGAAAATATGCTCTTGGAACATTACTGGGTGGAAGGGCAACAAGAAGGCAGAAACTAGTTCGCACTGTTTTACGCAACGTAAAACCGGATATTGTGGCGCTTCTAGAAATCAAAAAACAAACAGTGGATAATCGATTCATTGCAAGTTTGGAAGTTCAGATTTGTTGATTAGGTAATCTTACAGGCATTAGGAAGATCTGTGGGTATTTTAGTGATGTGAGATCCTAGAGTGGTGGTGGCCAGTGATAATTTGATAGGGGAATTTTCGGTCTCGATTGAGATTCGTTGGAAAGATGATATCAAATTGGGGTTCTCAGCTATTTACGGACCATGCAAGCCAAGAGATAGAGAACTCTTTTCGGACGAACTGGCGGGCTTGAAATCAATATGTGGTGACAAATGGTGCTTGGGAGGAGACTTTAATGTAGTCAGAAACACGGGAGCAAAGATGAATGGCCTTTCAAATACTACGAGCATGTCGTGTTTTGACAATTTGATCAGGGAATTGGGACTGCATGACCCGCCTTTATTGAACACAAAGTGCACGTGGTCTAACTTCAGGGCTAATCCGATTTGCTGCCGTTTAGACAGATACATGTTCTCTAGAGGATGGATGAACATTTTCCCCACTTTTTGATTCAGATTTCCACGTCTCTTAGCAAACATGTTAGCAATTTCATCAGTGTCGTGGACTTCCCGGTTAACTCCAACTTTGACTAGGATCTGCGTTTCAGAAGAGCTTTAAATGAGGTCGAAATTGTTGAGTTCAGCACTCTATTAGGGGTCTTAGATACAGCTAATTTGGAGTTGGGCACAAAGAATTTTAGGGTTTGGTTGGGGGATTTTTCAGAGTCTTTTTCTGTTAATTCTTTCTTTGACTCTTTTTTTACGATCAACAACCTTCTTTTATTCCTATCTGGAAAGCACCTATTCTGCATGAGGTTGAATTTTTCTCATGAACTGTGGCTTTGGGAAAATTGCCGACTTGCGATTCGTTGCAAAAACGATGGCATGTCTGTGCTTTAAGCCTGCACTGGTGTAGCATATGTCGGAACAAAGAGGAGGATCAAGACCATCTATTGTTGCTTGTTAGTTCACGACCGGAATTTGGATAAAAGTATTGTAGGAATTGGGTTTCGAATGGATCTTTTCAAGAAAGACGCATGACATGCTTCTTTTGGAGCCAAGCTTACTTACCGGGAGGAGAGTTAGGAATTTTTGGTATTTGGTAGTTCATTGCCGATATTGGTCAATTTGGTTTGAGCGGAACAACAGAATTTTCACAGACATAGCCGAGTCTGCGGACGAAGTATGAGAGAAGATTAAATTCAGAGTCGCGAGTTGGACGACAAAGTTGCTAGAGTTTAACCACCTTTTTTTTCAGACGTAGTGAGAGATTGGAAATTTCTATGCTATTAACGAAAGTGCAGTAGTTTTCTTTCTTTGTGGTTTGTTTGCGTATTTCTTATCGCTTTTTTTGTACTTTGTTATATTATTCTAATAAAATTTtcgtttacaataaaaaaaagatCTCTAAAAACTTGTCAGATTAGTAAGATTATGTTCCATTAGACCCGGGGGAGGATAATTTTTTATTGAACAGCTAATAAGACTATCATATGGGCTGTACCATGAAAGTGTGTGTATGAGTGCAATTCACATAAAAACTGCAATTTGTCGGTTGGAGATGTTGAATCCAATATTGTGCTAAAAGAAAGCTAACAATATTAGGGGTGAAGCTAGATTATTTTTCCTATAATGTGGTTTTTTAATGCATAATGCTCTTTTCTCTTCCATTCCATATATGTTGTGTGTCATCTCTATAACTGTATGCATTCTTGATTTGGGTCCATGAATATCTCAGTTTAATCCTCTCTCTTAGACACACTCACacactctctctctctctctcacacacacacacactctctctctctctctcactcactcactcacacacacacacacacacacacagcgCACCCCACAAGATGGTAGTATATTTGCTTCAGAGTGTTTTGACTTGAGTTATTTGTGAAAGCTTCTTTGACCTGAGTAAATGATGTTTTGGCATATGGTTTGTTGTCCTTCATTCCTCATAACATATGACTTAAATATAAATATCTTGGTTTCAATCTGTTTACTTATTAAACTTCGAATTCCTGTTTACTAATAAGATTCATATGTCTCAATTACCCTTGGTTAAGAACCTATTAATATCTGTTTGGAGATTACATGGTTGCTGTATCGCTAATATATTTTTGTGGCTTTATTATCACAGAGCCGTATTCTTAAGCATGCTGGTGACCTGGTAGCAGCGGCTGCATTGGCTGATGAAGCAAGATGCATGGATCTTGCAGATCGCTATGTCAATAGTCAATGTGTTAAGCGTATGCTACAATCTGATCAGGTTCAATGTCATTATATTCCTCCTTTACATGACCTTACTCAGATAGTTCTTTGTTACATTAGCGCAAGTTTTCCCTTTCATTATGCCCTTATCCTGGACATTTTGTTCTAGGTTGTCTTGGCAGAAAAGACAGCTGTCTTGTTCACTAAAGATGGGGAACAGCACAATAACCTTTATGATATGCAGTGCATGTGGTATgtctttttttttatcaaatttctaatttttttacttCTTTCAAGTAAACAAACATATACATAAGCTGTTTTTCACCCATTATTATTAAGGTATGAGCTAGCATCGGGAGAAAGCTATCTACGCCAAGGGGACCTTGGAAGGGCTTTGAAGAAATTCTTATCTGTGGAAAAGCATTATGCTGACATTACTGAGGACCAATTTGACTTCCATGCCTATTGTTTAAGAAAAATGACTCTCCGAACTTATGTAGAAATGCTGAAATTTCAAGATCGTCTTCACTCATATCGTTATTTTCATAAAGCAGCTGCTGGAGTAATCGAGTACTCTTTCTATATTTCTCTGCTGATATACTTTCTGGCTTCATCATCTTCTCAATAATATTTCTTGTAACATGGGATCCTATGGACTGAAGTACTTCTCATATTGCCATCTCGATCAGTGACTAATAAGTACAGATTTGGTGTCTTCTTTTCCGACCTTTGTTACTGACATTTGAAATGATTTGCAGATGCTACTTAAAACTGTTTGATTCTCCTTCAAAGTCATCTGCAGAAGACGAGGAGATATCAAAGTTGCCAACTTCACAGAAAAAGAAGTTGAGGCAAAAGCAGAGGAAAGCTGAGGCCCGAGCTAAGAAAGTGATCAGCTTTCTAGCCTTAGCTTCCCTGAAAGAAGTAGTTTAACATAGTTTCTGACTCATTAATTGCAATGGTGCAGGAAGCAGAAGTCAAGGAAGGATCAAATGCCCCTACTGTTTCAAGATCTGGACAACGCCATGCAAAATCAGTAGATACTGATCCGCATGGAGAGAAGTTATTGCAGGTATTTTTGTATGCTTTCGTGGGATTACATGTTATTGTTAAAAATTCCTTTTGGCAAGATATCTATCCTGACGCCTTCAAATTTCTTTAATCAGCTTAGGTCATCTTATTTCTTCGTCATTAAAGGAAATTGTTTTAGTAGTCGctaatgaaattatttttgtattttaaatttttagttaAATTTATTGCTGTGGTTGAatgatgatatattttatttaaaccaGGAAATTTAGGTAATACACATTATTTTGGATATTTAAAGTTGGACTTGTGAAGTCTTGGCATTGTTGTTGAAACACAAGGACTCCTAATTTTGTTTATTATCTGTTTATTTGTCATCCAAGTGGGGGAGTTGAGGCTAATTTTAGTAAAACATTTTATGCAAGAAGCTAGCTTTTGTCCACCTGTCGCAGTTAATAAATAGTAACAGATTGTTGAAAACACACTTGCCAAAATTGATATGGAGCTATTATACTGTAATCTATACTTGTAGGTTGAAGATCCCTTGATGGAAGCTACAAAGTATTTGAAGCTACTTCAGAAACACTCCTCTAATTCCCTGGAGACACACCTGCTCTCCTTCGAAGTTTATATGAGAAAGCAGAAAATTGTACTTGCATTGCAGGTGAAGTCTTCACTACATAGTTTTGCAGCAAACTTTTTCTAAAATTCTCCTGGAAGCCATTATTTATCTTTTTTGCATGATTTTGTCAGGCGGAAATTGAACCTTGTGTGCATCATGATGGgtgttgcttttttttttttaatatctttCCTTCCTCTATTAACCTAACATTGGGCTGCCTCAGTCTCCGGATTATGTCCTTTGATGCTTCAGCTTTATTTTAATTTGGGGAGTGATGGAAATCATCTCATTATTTACCACAGGCAGTAAAGCATATGCAGCGTTTGGATGCCGATGACCCCGACACACATCGATGCCTGGTATGGTAGATATATATTGTATCATTTTCACCAATATAATATGCATTCGCGTGAAGACATTATCTTATATGTGCATAGTATTTTTGCTAGATTTTAATTCACTTTCTTATGATTCCGGATGGAATGATTTGTTGTTTGCTGTCCTTGATACTTGCATTTTGCAGATAAAATTCTTCCATAAAGTGGAAACCATACCAGCTCCTGTAACTTATACCGAAAAGCTTGTATGCGGTGTTTTAGAAGCTGAGCGTCCTTTATTTAGGTACTTTCTTATGTCTATTTTTTCTTCACTTATTGGGTGAATCTCTGCTACTCAGTTTTCACTGTTGTTGGTGCACTGAGTGAGATCATAGATTTGTTTACTTCCTTTTGTTTTGCAGCCAGTTGCGTGGAAAATCTCTTGTTGAGGCAAACACCCTTTTCCTTGAGGCACATAAAGGTCATAATCTACCAatttaaatattgattattAGTTATTACAGTAATTTGTCCGTAATATTACATTTTTCGTATAATTTTGATAGATTCATTGAGGCATAGAGCTGCTGTAGCAGAAATGATTTTTGTTACGGAGCCAAACAAGAAGGATGAGGCTAT is part of the Primulina eburnea isolate SZY01 chromosome 1, ASM2296580v1, whole genome shotgun sequence genome and encodes:
- the LOC140832881 gene encoding N-terminal acetyltransferase A complex auxiliary subunit NAA15, with product MGASLPPKEANLFKLIVKSYETKQYKKGLKTADAILKKFPDHGETLSMKGLILNCMDRKSEAYELVKLGLKNDLKSHVCWHVYGLLYRSDREYREAIKSYRNALKIDPDNIEILRDLSLLQAQMRDLSGFIETRQQLLTLKPNHRMNWLGFAVAHHLNFNALKAVDILEAYEGTLEDDYPPDNERCEHNEMLLYKISLLEECGLVQRALEELRNKESKIIDKLSFKEQRVSLLEKLGLFNEAEELYIVLLSMNPDNYRYYEGLQRCKQLYSVDGHYSSDEICQLEALYESLSKQYKRSSAVKRIPLDFLSAEKFHVAAGHYIRPFLSKGIPSLFSDLSPLYDHPGKADILEKLFLEVEHSVKTTGGFPGSVDKEPPPTLLWTLFYLSQHYDRRGLYDIALKKIDEAIEHTPTVIDLYLVKSRILKHAGDLVAAAALADEARCMDLADRYVNSQCVKRMLQSDQVVLAEKTAVLFTKDGEQHNNLYDMQCMWYELASGESYLRQGDLGRALKKFLSVEKHYADITEDQFDFHAYCLRKMTLRTYVEMLKFQDRLHSYRYFHKAAAGVIECYLKLFDSPSKSSAEDEEISKLPTSQKKKLRQKQRKAEARAKKEAEVKEGSNAPTVSRSGQRHAKSVDTDPHGEKLLQVEDPLMEATKYLKLLQKHSSNSLETHLLSFEVYMRKQKIVLALQAVKHMQRLDADDPDTHRCLIKFFHKVETIPAPVTYTEKLVCGVLEAERPLFSQLRGKSLVEANTLFLEAHKDSLRHRAAVAEMIFVTEPNKKDEAINLIEESTNNQVSLNGALGSIRNWRLKDCIRVHASLESTLDDHSAASRWKARCAEYFPHSSYFEGKHSSVISNSANHPFHVTENGGDISVANHRAFPVASNGNVEKLEALKNLVIR